Proteins from a genomic interval of Ralstonia wenshanensis:
- the dapD gene encoding 2,3,4,5-tetrahydropyridine-2,6-dicarboxylate N-succinyltransferase translates to MTQQLQSLIDQAWEDRANLSPKAAPADVREAVANVIGQLDRGALRVAEKKDGEWIVNQWIKKAVLLSFRLEDNAPMAAGGFTQFYDKVPSKFANYTAEDFAAGGFRVVPPAVARRGSFIAKNAVLMPSYVNIGAYVDEGTMVDTWATVGSCAQIGKNVHLSGGVGIGGVLEPLQANPVIIEDNCFIGARSEVVEGVIVEENSVISMGVYLGQSTKIYDRETGEVSYGRIPAGSVVVAGNLPSKDGTHSLYCAVIVKKVDAKTRAKVGLNELLRGD, encoded by the coding sequence ATGACGCAACAACTCCAATCCCTGATCGATCAAGCGTGGGAAGACCGCGCCAACCTGTCGCCCAAGGCCGCTCCGGCCGATGTCCGTGAAGCCGTCGCCAACGTGATCGGCCAGCTCGATCGTGGCGCGCTGCGCGTGGCCGAGAAGAAGGACGGTGAGTGGATCGTCAATCAGTGGATCAAGAAGGCCGTGCTGCTGTCGTTCCGCCTGGAAGACAACGCGCCGATGGCTGCCGGTGGCTTCACGCAGTTCTACGACAAGGTGCCGAGCAAGTTCGCCAACTACACGGCAGAAGACTTTGCCGCTGGCGGCTTCCGCGTGGTGCCGCCAGCCGTGGCGCGCCGTGGCTCGTTCATCGCCAAGAACGCGGTGCTGATGCCGTCGTACGTGAACATCGGCGCTTACGTTGACGAAGGCACGATGGTCGACACGTGGGCCACCGTCGGTTCGTGCGCACAGATCGGCAAAAACGTTCACTTGTCGGGCGGCGTGGGCATCGGCGGCGTGCTGGAGCCGCTGCAGGCCAACCCCGTCATCATCGAAGACAACTGCTTCATCGGCGCCCGCTCGGAAGTGGTGGAAGGCGTGATCGTTGAAGAAAACTCGGTGATCTCGATGGGCGTGTACCTGGGCCAGTCGACCAAGATCTACGACCGCGAAACCGGTGAAGTCAGCTACGGCCGCATCCCGGCGGGCTCGGTGGTGGTGGCGGGCAACCTGCCGTCGAAGGATGGCACGCACAGCCTGTACTGCGCCGTGATCGTCAAGAAGGTCGACGCCAAGACGCGCGCCAAGGTTGGCCTGAACGAGCTGCTGCGCGGCGATTAA
- a CDS encoding arsenate reductase, which translates to MTTLHGIPNCDTVKKARTWLESNGVAYTFHDFKKQGVSADMLAGWLKHVPLTTLLNRKGTTWRALSDADKARAEDEAGAIALMQANPSLIKRPVLAHEKSVNVGFSADQYAALF; encoded by the coding sequence ATGACGACCCTGCATGGCATCCCCAATTGCGACACCGTGAAGAAAGCCCGCACGTGGCTCGAATCGAACGGCGTTGCCTACACCTTTCACGATTTCAAGAAGCAAGGCGTGAGCGCCGACATGCTGGCCGGCTGGCTCAAGCATGTGCCGCTCACCACGCTGCTCAACCGCAAGGGCACCACGTGGCGCGCGCTGTCTGACGCCGACAAGGCCCGCGCGGAAGACGAAGCCGGCGCCATCGCGCTGATGCAGGCCAACCCGTCGCTGATCAAGCGGCCAGTGCTCGCGCACGAAAAGAGCGTCAACGTCGGCTTCTCGGCGGATCAGTACGCCGCCCTGTTCTAA
- a CDS encoding DMT family transporter: MTSIASSADASAHHEPQWAAALFILLGASVWGISWYPYRLLAGWGLGSMLASSMTGAAAAVLAAVVLRRHFSTFQWSWLIPALGIAAGITNAGFVWGTVHGTVMRVLLLFYLTPVWTALLARLWLHERLGWRGGVLLALALSGAVMMLWSGQAGTPWPGSAAEWAGLIAGLAFACNNVLSRLAGQRHPTMRPEMRTVVVFTGCALVGFPAALMLDGVRTVPTAFSQGNTWLLLAGMACVLVGGNALVQRGLQRLPANRAALLMLFEIVVAAVSSALLTAERLSPQEMLGGACIILAGALSGLLRRK, from the coding sequence ATGACATCGATAGCCTCCTCGGCGGACGCGTCCGCTCACCACGAGCCGCAATGGGCGGCGGCACTCTTCATTCTCCTGGGCGCTTCGGTCTGGGGCATTTCCTGGTATCCGTACCGGCTGCTGGCCGGCTGGGGGCTCGGCAGCATGCTGGCCTCGTCGATGACGGGTGCCGCTGCGGCCGTGCTGGCCGCCGTAGTGCTGCGTCGTCACTTTTCGACGTTCCAGTGGTCGTGGCTGATCCCGGCGCTCGGGATCGCGGCGGGCATCACCAACGCGGGCTTCGTCTGGGGCACGGTGCACGGCACGGTCATGCGGGTGCTGCTGCTGTTCTATCTGACGCCCGTGTGGACGGCGCTGCTCGCGCGCCTGTGGCTGCACGAGCGGCTGGGCTGGCGTGGCGGCGTGCTGCTCGCGCTGGCGCTGTCGGGGGCGGTGATGATGCTGTGGTCGGGCCAGGCCGGCACACCATGGCCCGGTTCAGCGGCGGAATGGGCGGGGCTGATTGCAGGGCTGGCATTTGCGTGCAACAACGTGCTGTCACGCCTGGCGGGGCAGCGTCATCCGACCATGCGCCCGGAGATGCGGACCGTGGTCGTCTTCACCGGCTGCGCGTTGGTGGGTTTTCCGGCTGCGCTGATGCTCGATGGCGTGCGCACGGTGCCGACGGCTTTTTCCCAGGGCAATACGTGGCTGCTGCTGGCGGGCATGGCCTGCGTACTGGTCGGCGGCAATGCGCTGGTGCAGCGCGGCCTGCAACGCTTGCCGGCCAATCGCGCGGCGCTGCTGATGCTGTTTGAAATCGTGGTGGCAGCCGTGTCGTCGGCGCTGCTGACAGCGGAGCGCCTGTCTCCCCAAGAAATGCTGGGTGGCGCTTGCATCATCCTGGCGGGCGCGCTGTCGGGGCTGTTGCGGCGCAAGTAG
- the smc gene encoding chromosome segregation protein SMC, with amino-acid sequence MRLSSIKLAGFKSFVDPTNFHVPGQLVGIVGPNGCGKSNIIDAVRWVLGESRAAELRGESMQDVIFNGSTQRKPAGRASVELVFDNAEGRAAGQWSQYAEVAVKRVLSRDGTSSYFINNQAVRRRDIQDIFLGTGLGPRAYAIIGQGMISRIIEAKPDDMRIFLEEAAGVSKYKERRRETENRLSDTRENLTRVEDILRELGTNLEKLEGQAEVAQRFQALQADGEEKQHLLWLLRKREAQAEQERHQRAIEQAQIDLEAQTAQLRHIEAELETMRVAHYASSDAMHAAQGALYEANSEVSRLEAEIRYVVESRNRIQQQIATLTAQQEQWHTQGEQAQEDLAAAEEELAMAEERAAQAAEDVARKADELPAMEAQWRDAQTALNDQRAAILQSEQALKLEAAHQRNADQAVLQLEQRRERLTQESSGLDKPDDVQLETLRAELAEQEEVLAEAQAGLEDAETQVPQLDEARRAAQDRVQSEAAAIASLEARLAALKQLQENVQTDGKVQPWLAKHELSELPRFWKKLQIEQGWEPALEAVLREKLGALEVSNLDWIKAFAADAPPAKLAFYAPPPAARPVETPAGLRPLMSLVQVTEPGIRAVLQDWLADVYIADDMQAALAARQTLPEGGTFVVKAGHLIGRSSVQLYAPDSEQAGMLARAQEIENLNKQVRAQMLLADEAKSAAVRADAAYSQASQNLTQVRARAEQATRRVHVLQMDVLKLSQAMERYNARSGQIDSELEEIRAQIEEQRAIRAESEATFEQHDAALADMQARFEDSQQAFEALEVRLSDARNALRDQERGAQEAHFAERNLQNRIAELKRNIQVASDQAQQIVLTLENARAELETINEQTAHTGLQEALERRAEKEEKLGQARMELDALTAQLRTHDEQRLTAERAQQPLRDRITELQLKEQAARLNQEQFTEQLTAANVDEAALAERLTGDLKPSYLQGEVTRINNAINALGPVNMAALDELAAARERKGFLDAQSADLTDAITTLEDAIRKIDQETRALLQGTFDQVNYHFGELFPTLFGGGQAKLMMTGEEILDAGVQVMAQPPGKKNSTIHLLSGGEKALTAIALVFAMFQLNPAPFCLLDEVDAPLDDANTERYANMVKRMSDKTQFVFISHNKIAMEMAQQLIGVTMQEQGVSRIVAVDMDAALTMAEAA; translated from the coding sequence GTGCGCCTCTCTTCGATCAAGCTCGCAGGCTTCAAGTCTTTCGTCGATCCGACCAATTTTCATGTTCCGGGCCAGCTTGTCGGCATCGTCGGCCCGAACGGTTGCGGTAAATCCAACATCATCGACGCCGTGCGCTGGGTGCTCGGCGAATCACGCGCCGCGGAACTCCGTGGCGAATCGATGCAGGACGTCATCTTCAACGGCTCGACCCAGCGCAAGCCAGCTGGCCGCGCAAGCGTCGAACTCGTCTTCGACAACGCGGAAGGCCGCGCCGCCGGCCAGTGGAGCCAATACGCCGAAGTGGCGGTCAAGCGCGTGCTCAGCCGCGACGGTACCTCCTCGTACTTCATCAACAACCAGGCGGTGCGCCGCCGCGACATTCAGGACATCTTCCTCGGCACGGGCCTCGGGCCGCGCGCCTACGCCATCATCGGGCAGGGGATGATCTCTCGCATCATTGAGGCCAAGCCCGATGACATGCGCATCTTCCTGGAAGAAGCCGCGGGGGTGTCGAAGTACAAGGAACGACGCCGCGAAACCGAAAACCGTCTCTCCGATACGCGCGAAAACCTCACGCGTGTGGAAGACATCCTGCGCGAACTTGGCACCAACCTCGAAAAGCTCGAGGGCCAGGCCGAAGTCGCGCAGCGCTTCCAGGCGCTGCAGGCCGACGGCGAAGAGAAGCAGCACTTGCTGTGGCTGCTGCGCAAGCGTGAAGCGCAAGCCGAGCAGGAACGGCATCAGCGCGCCATCGAACAGGCGCAGATCGACCTGGAAGCGCAGACCGCGCAGTTGCGCCACATCGAGGCCGAACTCGAAACGATGCGCGTTGCGCATTACGCCTCGTCCGATGCGATGCATGCCGCGCAGGGCGCGCTGTACGAAGCCAACTCCGAAGTCAGCCGCCTGGAAGCCGAGATCCGCTACGTGGTGGAATCGCGCAACCGCATCCAGCAGCAAATCGCCACGCTGACCGCGCAGCAGGAACAGTGGCATACGCAGGGCGAGCAGGCGCAGGAAGACCTGGCCGCGGCCGAGGAAGAGCTGGCCATGGCCGAGGAGCGTGCCGCGCAGGCCGCCGAGGACGTCGCGCGCAAAGCCGACGAACTGCCCGCCATGGAAGCGCAATGGCGTGATGCGCAGACTGCGCTGAACGACCAGCGCGCTGCGATCCTGCAATCGGAACAGGCGCTCAAGCTCGAAGCCGCGCACCAGCGCAATGCCGATCAGGCTGTGCTGCAGCTCGAGCAGCGCCGCGAACGTCTGACGCAGGAGTCCTCGGGCCTCGACAAGCCGGACGACGTGCAGCTCGAAACGCTGCGTGCCGAACTGGCTGAGCAGGAAGAGGTACTGGCCGAAGCGCAAGCCGGGCTGGAAGACGCCGAGACGCAGGTGCCGCAGCTCGACGAGGCACGCCGTGCCGCGCAAGACCGTGTGCAATCCGAAGCCGCCGCCATCGCCAGCCTGGAAGCCCGCCTCGCCGCGCTCAAGCAGTTACAGGAGAACGTACAGACCGACGGCAAGGTCCAGCCGTGGCTCGCCAAGCATGAGCTGAGCGAACTGCCGCGCTTCTGGAAGAAGCTGCAGATCGAGCAGGGCTGGGAGCCCGCACTCGAAGCCGTGCTGCGGGAAAAGCTTGGCGCGCTCGAAGTCTCGAACCTCGATTGGATCAAGGCGTTTGCGGCCGACGCGCCGCCCGCCAAGCTCGCCTTCTATGCGCCGCCGCCCGCAGCGCGTCCGGTGGAAACGCCGGCGGGGTTGCGTCCGCTGATGTCGCTGGTGCAAGTGACGGAGCCGGGCATTCGCGCCGTGCTGCAAGACTGGCTGGCCGACGTCTATATCGCCGACGACATGCAGGCTGCGCTCGCCGCGCGTCAGACGCTGCCGGAAGGCGGCACGTTTGTCGTCAAGGCCGGGCACTTGATCGGCCGGTCGTCGGTGCAGCTGTACGCGCCCGATTCCGAGCAGGCCGGCATGCTGGCGCGTGCGCAGGAAATCGAAAATCTGAACAAGCAGGTGCGTGCGCAGATGCTGTTGGCGGACGAAGCCAAGAGCGCCGCTGTTCGCGCCGACGCGGCGTACAGCCAGGCCAGCCAAAACCTCACGCAGGTGCGCGCCCGTGCCGAGCAGGCCACGCGCCGCGTCCACGTGTTGCAGATGGATGTGCTCAAACTGTCGCAGGCGATGGAGCGCTACAACGCGCGCAGCGGCCAGATCGACAGTGAGTTGGAAGAGATTCGCGCGCAGATCGAAGAGCAGCGTGCCATCCGTGCCGAGTCCGAAGCGACGTTCGAGCAGCACGATGCGGCGCTCGCCGACATGCAGGCGCGGTTTGAAGACAGCCAACAGGCGTTCGAAGCGCTGGAAGTTCGCCTGAGCGACGCGCGCAACGCCTTGCGCGATCAGGAGCGCGGCGCACAAGAGGCGCACTTTGCCGAGCGCAATCTGCAGAACCGCATTGCCGAACTGAAGCGCAACATCCAGGTGGCGAGCGATCAGGCGCAGCAGATCGTGCTGACGCTGGAGAACGCACGCGCCGAGCTGGAAACCATCAACGAGCAGACCGCTCACACCGGGCTGCAGGAAGCGCTGGAGCGCCGCGCCGAGAAGGAAGAAAAACTTGGGCAGGCGCGCATGGAACTGGATGCGCTGACCGCGCAACTGCGCACGCACGACGAGCAACGCCTGACTGCCGAACGCGCCCAGCAACCGCTGCGCGATCGCATCACCGAACTGCAACTGAAGGAGCAGGCCGCGCGCTTGAACCAGGAGCAGTTCACTGAGCAGCTTACCGCTGCCAATGTGGACGAAGCCGCGCTGGCCGAACGCCTGACGGGCGACCTGAAACCTTCGTACCTGCAGGGTGAAGTCACGCGCATCAATAACGCCATCAACGCGCTCGGCCCGGTCAACATGGCCGCGCTCGACGAGCTGGCTGCGGCGCGCGAGCGCAAGGGCTTCCTTGATGCCCAATCGGCCGACTTGACCGACGCCATCACCACGCTGGAAGACGCCATCCGGAAGATCGATCAGGAAACGCGTGCGCTGCTCCAAGGCACGTTCGACCAGGTCAACTATCACTTTGGCGAACTGTTCCCGACGCTGTTCGGCGGCGGCCAGGCCAAGCTGATGATGACCGGCGAAGAGATTCTCGATGCGGGCGTGCAGGTGATGGCACAGCCGCCGGGCAAGAAAAACTCGACGATTCACCTGCTGTCGGGCGGCGAGAAAGCGCTGACCGCCATTGCGCTGGTGTTTGCGATGTTCCAGTTGAACCCGGCCCCGTTCTGCTTGCTCGATGAGGTGGACGCACCGCTGGACGACGCCAATACCGAGCGCTACGCCAACATGGTCAAGCGCATGTCCGACAAGACTCAATTCGTTTTTATTTCTCACAACAAGATTGCGATGGAAATGGCGCAACAGCTCATCGGTGTGACCATGCAGGAACAAGGTGTGTCCCGGATCGTGGCGGTGGATATGGATGCCGCACTGACCATGGCGGAGGCAGCATAA
- a CDS encoding alpha/beta fold hydrolase, whose protein sequence is MLLRSIAIALTFALSTAAAAVGAAPAETGPAYGPRLEGFDYPAPVKLFKFESQGNALEMAYLDVAPKQPNGQVAVLLHGKNFCAATWEGTIAALTGAGYRVIAPDQIGFCKSSKPRAYQYTFQQLASNTHALLASLGIEQTIVIGHSTGGMLATRYALMYPNAVSRLVMINPIGLEDWKAKGVPSLTVDQWFAREKQTTAERIRAYEQSTYYAGQWRTQYEPWVQMLAGMYRGPGRDLVAWNSALLYDMIYTQPVVYEFGQLRPPTLLLIGQKDTTAIGKDAAPPEVRAQLGHYPELGRAAAKAIPRATLVEFPDAGHAPQIQDPDALHNALLAWLAAPERSRTRRPD, encoded by the coding sequence ATGTTGCTTCGTTCGATTGCCATCGCGCTGACGTTTGCGCTGTCGACAGCCGCTGCGGCCGTCGGCGCCGCTCCTGCAGAGACCGGCCCCGCGTATGGCCCGCGCCTGGAAGGCTTCGATTACCCGGCACCGGTCAAACTCTTCAAGTTCGAGTCGCAGGGCAATGCGCTGGAGATGGCGTATCTGGACGTCGCGCCCAAGCAGCCCAACGGTCAGGTGGCGGTGCTGCTGCACGGCAAGAATTTCTGCGCGGCCACCTGGGAAGGCACGATCGCTGCGCTCACAGGTGCCGGCTACCGCGTGATCGCCCCCGATCAGATCGGTTTCTGCAAATCGAGCAAGCCGCGCGCGTATCAGTACACGTTCCAGCAACTGGCGAGCAATACGCATGCGCTGCTGGCGTCGCTTGGAATCGAGCAAACCATCGTGATCGGCCATTCGACGGGCGGCATGCTGGCGACGCGCTACGCGCTGATGTATCCGAATGCGGTGTCGCGGCTGGTGATGATCAACCCGATCGGCCTGGAAGACTGGAAGGCCAAAGGCGTGCCGTCTCTCACCGTCGACCAGTGGTTCGCGCGTGAAAAGCAGACCACCGCCGAGCGCATCCGCGCCTACGAGCAATCCACGTACTACGCTGGCCAATGGCGCACGCAATACGAACCGTGGGTGCAGATGCTGGCTGGCATGTACCGAGGCCCGGGGCGCGATCTGGTCGCGTGGAATTCCGCGCTGCTGTACGACATGATCTACACGCAGCCCGTCGTCTATGAGTTCGGCCAGTTGCGCCCCCCGACGCTGCTGCTCATCGGCCAGAAAGACACCACCGCCATCGGCAAGGACGCCGCGCCGCCGGAAGTGCGCGCACAGCTGGGCCATTACCCCGAGCTTGGCCGGGCGGCCGCCAAGGCCATCCCCCGCGCGACGCTGGTGGAATTCCCGGATGCGGGCCATGCGCCACAAATCCAGGATCCTGACGCGCTGCACAATGCGCTGCTCGCTTGGCTCGCCGCCCCGGAACGCTCGCGCACGCGCCGTCCGGACTGA
- the dapC gene encoding succinyldiaminopimelate transaminase yields MNPRLSALQPYPFEKLKALVKDVTPSAVHTPISFGIGEPKHPTPALVKDALTAALGGLANYPTTLGSDALRQCIAAWLERRYGLPKVDPATEVIPVNGSREALFSFAQTVIDGSKPGARVLCPNPFYQIYEGSALLAGATPLFANSNPARNYAPDFAAITPEEWRNVQLVFVCSPGNPTGAVLTLEDWKQLFALSDEYGFIIASDECYSEIYFDEANPPLGALQAAHKLGRGFDRLVMFSSLSKRSNVPGMRSGFVAGDAKLLKAYLLYRTYHGSAMSPSVQSASIAAWNDEAHVRDNRAQYVKKFQQVTPMLAEVLDVALPDAAFYLWANVKRTGLSDTEFARQLLAAKNVAVLPGSYLAREAHGTNPGQDYVRIALVAGVDECLEGTRRIVEFCQQR; encoded by the coding sequence GTGAATCCGCGTCTGTCCGCCCTCCAGCCGTATCCGTTCGAGAAACTGAAAGCGCTTGTGAAGGACGTCACGCCCAGCGCCGTCCATACACCGATCAGCTTCGGCATCGGCGAGCCCAAGCATCCGACGCCGGCCCTGGTGAAAGACGCGTTGACGGCGGCGCTCGGCGGGCTGGCGAATTATCCCACGACGCTCGGCTCCGATGCACTGCGACAGTGCATCGCCGCATGGCTGGAGCGCCGCTACGGCTTGCCGAAGGTCGATCCGGCCACCGAGGTCATCCCGGTCAACGGCTCGCGCGAGGCGCTGTTCTCGTTCGCGCAAACCGTGATCGACGGCAGCAAGCCCGGCGCCCGCGTGCTGTGCCCGAACCCGTTCTACCAAATCTACGAAGGCTCGGCGCTGCTGGCCGGCGCCACGCCGCTATTCGCCAACAGCAACCCGGCGCGCAACTACGCGCCCGACTTCGCCGCGATCACGCCCGAAGAATGGCGCAACGTGCAGCTCGTCTTCGTATGCAGCCCGGGCAACCCGACCGGCGCCGTGCTCACGCTAGAAGACTGGAAGCAACTCTTCGCGCTGTCGGACGAATATGGCTTCATCATCGCCTCGGACGAGTGCTATTCCGAGATCTATTTCGACGAGGCCAACCCGCCGCTGGGCGCGCTGCAAGCCGCCCACAAGCTGGGCCGCGGCTTTGACCGCCTGGTGATGTTCTCGAGCCTGTCCAAGCGCTCCAACGTGCCCGGCATGCGCTCCGGTTTCGTGGCCGGCGACGCCAAGCTGCTCAAGGCCTATCTGCTGTATCGCACGTATCACGGCAGCGCGATGAGCCCGTCGGTGCAATCCGCTAGCATCGCTGCGTGGAACGACGAGGCCCACGTGCGCGACAACCGCGCGCAGTACGTCAAGAAGTTCCAGCAGGTCACGCCGATGCTGGCCGAAGTGCTGGACGTGGCCCTGCCCGACGCAGCCTTCTACCTGTGGGCCAACGTCAAACGCACGGGCCTGTCGGACACTGAATTCGCACGCCAGCTGCTGGCCGCCAAGAACGTCGCAGTGCTGCCCGGCAGCTACCTCGCGCGCGAGGCGCACGGCACGAATCCGGGCCAGGACTACGTGCGCATCGCGCTGGTGGCCGGCGTGGACGAATGCCTGGAAGGCACACGCCGCATCGTCGAGTTCTGCCAGCAGCGCTGA
- a CDS encoding cell division protein ZipA C-terminal FtsZ-binding domain-containing protein, with the protein MQDNNLVMALLGAGVVFVLVIVVYNQWQIRKARRPEAYNPPADETPRGDGWTERAEPALGGDRDDANRVEPRLEPGFSAKANTPATGSAETEAGVIGAELTPSGDDAALEAAETEEVAEPAPGSLEPANGVIDPLIDCIVPLHPDREVSGDRLLPALGKLRRAGTKQIHVEGLNPAANAWETIRAGQRYLDVQVAVQLANRTGPLNALEFSEFINAIDPLSEAADAVPELPDMSETISNARELDAFAAECDVQLGVSVISDGAPWSAAYVQTVATQDGLVLSRDGTRFTRFHAGADGVQRALFTLQFGDTNFLRDDLTVKAGRQITLLLDVPVAEEASKPFKLVCEYAYTLSQRMGAQVVDDNLRPLTEQSFVAIQKHLRVLYDKLESRGIPAGSSTAVRLFSH; encoded by the coding sequence ATGCAGGACAACAACCTGGTGATGGCCCTGCTGGGCGCCGGCGTGGTGTTTGTGCTGGTGATCGTTGTGTACAACCAGTGGCAGATCCGGAAGGCGCGCCGCCCAGAGGCGTACAACCCGCCCGCCGACGAGACCCCGCGCGGCGACGGTTGGACCGAGCGCGCCGAACCCGCCCTGGGTGGCGACCGTGACGACGCCAACCGCGTTGAACCGCGTCTTGAGCCCGGCTTCTCGGCGAAAGCGAACACGCCCGCCACGGGCAGTGCCGAAACCGAAGCCGGCGTGATCGGCGCTGAACTCACGCCTTCGGGCGACGACGCTGCGCTCGAAGCCGCCGAGACGGAAGAGGTTGCAGAACCGGCGCCGGGTTCGCTTGAGCCGGCAAATGGCGTGATCGATCCGCTGATCGATTGCATTGTGCCGCTGCATCCGGACCGCGAGGTGTCGGGCGATCGCCTGCTGCCGGCGCTGGGCAAGCTGCGCCGCGCAGGCACCAAGCAGATCCACGTGGAAGGTTTGAACCCCGCCGCCAATGCGTGGGAAACCATTCGCGCCGGTCAGCGCTACCTTGACGTGCAAGTGGCCGTGCAACTGGCCAACCGCACGGGCCCGCTGAATGCGTTGGAGTTCTCGGAATTCATCAACGCGATTGATCCGCTGTCGGAAGCGGCTGATGCCGTGCCCGAGCTTCCGGATATGAGCGAGACGATTTCCAATGCGCGCGAACTCGACGCCTTTGCCGCCGAGTGTGATGTGCAACTGGGCGTGAGTGTGATCTCCGATGGGGCGCCCTGGTCGGCGGCATACGTGCAGACGGTGGCCACGCAAGACGGCCTCGTGCTTTCGCGCGACGGCACGCGTTTCACACGCTTCCACGCGGGCGCTGACGGTGTGCAGCGCGCACTGTTCACGCTGCAGTTCGGCGATACCAATTTCCTGCGCGATGACCTGACCGTCAAGGCCGGCCGCCAGATCACGCTGTTGCTTGATGTGCCGGTGGCGGAAGAGGCAAGCAAGCCGTTCAAGCTGGTGTGCGAATACGCTTACACGCTGTCGCAGCGCATGGGTGCGCAGGTGGTGGATGACAACCTGCGTCCGCTGACGGAGCAATCGTTCGTCGCCATCCAGAAGCATCTGCGGGTGCTGTACGACAAGCTCGAATCGCGCGGCATCCCGGCCGGTTCCAGCACCGCGGTGCGCTTGTTCAGCCACTGA